TCTTCCCTGGCTTTCTCGATGCCTGCTGCAACAGTGAGATAAATTCTTCACCACTCATTGAGGTGTACTCATAGTCAGGACGATGCAACTCTGGAAAGAGCCATTTCACGGCCTCTTTAGCTTCCCCCTGGGTTTTTGCAGGATGGTGAGGTTTAGGGATGAGCATAACTGAATCTGATGCATTGGGTTTAGAGGATTCTAAGTCTTCCTCTGTGGCCTTGTGGGTCACTACTTCTACTTCCCGGTCCTGATCAGTAGCGTTTGAATGAGCCGGATTGAGGTAGGCCGTATTGGAATTGGTGTCTTCCATCATCGTAGGTCCACACCGAAACGACCGAACAGTTTCTTGCAGGTTCTGTTGCGTATATCCACTTGGTTTCTCAAGGTTAGCTGTTCTTCCCAATAATGCACTCTGCGATTCGGCATTAGGATCCTGTTGACTGCATACAGATGGCCTCTGGTTTACACTTTCTGTCACGTTTTCTGTGGAATACATTCCATCTCCATGGCATCGGTAGTGACGTGGATGACCTCCACGGTGTGGATGGCACCAATAATGCCTGCGATCTGCTGCATACCTGCTGCCCTTCACTGGAGCACCACCTGGACCCGTGACGTTGATTGCTCGTAGACCTTTCTCTCCCCTGATTATGTCAAATTCCACCATCTCTCCCTCTCCCAGGCTGCGATAGTATTTTCTGGGGTTGTTCCTCTGTATGGCCGTATAATGAATGAATGTATCTTGCTTGGTGTCATCACGATTGATGAATCCATACCCACGTCGCACATGAAACCAGATGACCTTTCCTGAAATTTTCCTTGTGTGGACAGGAGTGTCGGTATTTAATATGTCGGTTAACTCATCTGCATTTATATGGCATTGCCTGCCATAGTGTGGCCATCCTTCTTCAGAGGTTGGTTTTAAACTTATTGTGTCCCCCGAGGCTCGGTCTCCGtcctcggggcattggagtttaaatgTTCGATCTGGTCGCAGTTCCTCTCAATATGCCCTATTGCCTGGCATCGATGACAAACGGGACGACCCTGGCTGTCGAACTGGTCTGAAGGCCGCCGCCCGTACTCTGGAGGTGGTTCCCAGCATCTTCTGGCCGACCTCTGTCGCTCGGACCTCCATCTAGGTTCTCCAGAATTGGGTGTCGGTGGTCTCGCTAGGAGTcgcatttctctctggatctctgcCATCCCCACCGTTAACTCTTCCATCTGCTTGCGTAGGGTTTGTATCTGATCTCCTGAGGGGTGCTGACTACTCTGCACCACTGGATCTCTGACTCGTTTCGGTCTTTCGGGACTGGAAGCAGTAGCTCCCATCAGCTCTGAGGATTCTCTGAAGTCCACCAGCTCTGGGTACTCTTCTTCTCTTCCCGATTGGTTGCCAGTTATTGTGATGGCGGCTTCCTTGAAGTCTAGGAAGGTTTTCCCCGGCATTTGCATTTTGAGTAGTCGTAGTTGGGTTTTGACACTCTCCCTTGAGGCTCCTTCAATAAACTGAATCGTTAGCGCTTCGTCTGCATTTCTGACTTCATCTTTGTCAACTGCTTGGATCGCTCTTAGTGTTTCTTGTAAACTCAGGGCGTAGTCTCGGAGGGTCTCGCCCGGTTGCTGTTTGCGCGCATACAGCTTCATTTTTAACTCGGGGAGGGTTTTTGTCTCAAAAGTAGTGGACAATCTCTTTAAGATCTGGTCTAcctctttcttgttttcagtgggcCAGGATATGACTTCTCTTAGAGCTGACCCTGTGAGTTGACCTACCAGAATCTCGACTTTCTGCTGTTCGTTCAAGGTATACAACCGGAACATAGATTTGAGTTTATTTTTGAATTCTGTAAATGTGGTACACTGTGGCTTGTTGGCATCTCCGCTATAGGTTGGAAGCCACGGCGCCCCAAAGTAGTAGGGTAAGGTTATTGGAGCATTCGGTGTCGTTGCCGGGGTTGCCTGTTGTTCTTGTTCCTGGTTCTGTACTACCGGTggtgctcctcctcctgcagcctgttgTTGTTCCATCTTTCAATTAGTGAGTTTTCTCCTGATTGCACTCGGATCCTGTTCGTTGACGCCAAATGTGGtacccgggcaaataaaggacaatgttattgggtgagtagatgatcttttacctggtgattatgtccgctttacactatctgtgtaccgggataccaacttaagatggaagttcgttcacgatacttcggagatgtaagggatatacgtctgcacaagtgggttgttcagggagcagtcaactcaacttcggtttattaaaggcagtgggaaaatcaaacaacttgaataatagtaatacgttacagtaaatcatcaagtacagataataaacagttggtcttcacaccgtagattatgccaatactgtcatagactgtttaattattcaggtgttgcatatcccatcaccgtccttctcagcagttatgcacgtttacctgaattggttatattgacttattatactattcaaaccttaactcaaatattcaagctgttaccatcaaaatatgcatgcataagaaaaacagtttgttaccagttacaattatctgattacccttactgagtatcccatgtattcagaagtattagtacaacttatgttcttccgcctgtgcacaggtctgtaaccccctttagagtgtgtccacacgtggatatatatgcatatatatatttagtctttcttagacatgtccctgtagtgtaaa
The Pseudophryne corroboree isolate aPseCor3 chromosome 4, aPseCor3.hap2, whole genome shotgun sequence DNA segment above includes these coding regions:
- the LOC134910534 gene encoding uncharacterized protein LOC134910534 → MEQQQAAGGGAPPVVQNQEQEQQATPATTPNAPITLPYYFGAPWLPTYSGDANKPQCTTFTEFKNKLKSMFRLYTLNEQQKVEILVGQLTGSALREVISWPTENKKEVDQILKRLSTTFETKTLPELKMKLYARKQQPGETLRDYALSLQETLRAIQAVDKDEVRNADEALTIQFIEGASRESVKTQLRLLKMQMPGKTFLDFKEAAITITGNQSGREEEYPELVDFRESSELMGATASSPERPKRVRDPVVQSSQHPSGDQIQTLRKQMEELTVGMAEIQREMRLLARPPTPNSGEPRWRSERQRSARRCWEPPPEYGRRPSDQFDSQGRPVCHRCQAIGHIERNCDQIEHLNSNAPRTETEPRGTQ